From the Vibrio vulnificus CMCP6 genome, one window contains:
- a CDS encoding Gfo/Idh/MocA family protein — MKIAMIGLGDIAQKAYLPVITQMADIEPVLCTRDGALLEQLAKQYRIAEYCSDYRQLTKMGIDAVMIHAATSVHADIAGYFLKQGIPTFVDKPLADNAHDVETLYEIAHQHGQPLYVGFNRRHIPLFNQTIPELDTTNRVGKGFEALRSLRWEKHRLDLPGELRTFLFDDFIHPLDSVNLSRQADLQDVYLTYQMAGTQLARVDVQWQAGETLLHASMNRQFGVTTERVAASYQNRAVEFDSFCEGHLWQQGQQTKLALKDWTPMLTSKGFTPMLGDWVKVVERGQLASEIVERNIASHQLAEAIYQKIAKAL, encoded by the coding sequence ATGAAAATTGCAATGATTGGCTTAGGGGATATTGCGCAGAAAGCGTATTTGCCCGTGATCACTCAAATGGCGGATATCGAGCCGGTGCTCTGCACACGCGATGGCGCGCTGCTTGAACAATTGGCCAAACAATACCGAATTGCGGAATATTGTAGTGATTACCGTCAGCTCACCAAAATGGGCATTGATGCGGTAATGATTCACGCGGCTACCAGCGTGCACGCCGACATTGCAGGCTATTTTCTTAAGCAGGGCATCCCAACGTTTGTCGACAAGCCACTGGCAGACAACGCTCACGATGTTGAAACGCTGTATGAAATCGCTCATCAGCACGGTCAGCCTCTGTATGTCGGGTTTAACCGTCGTCATATTCCACTCTTCAATCAAACCATCCCTGAACTCGACACCACAAATAGAGTAGGCAAGGGATTTGAGGCGCTGCGTTCGCTGCGCTGGGAAAAACATCGCCTCGATCTTCCAGGTGAGCTGCGTACTTTTCTGTTTGATGATTTCATCCACCCTCTCGACAGCGTGAATCTCAGTCGCCAAGCCGATCTGCAAGATGTTTACCTAACCTACCAAATGGCGGGCACTCAACTCGCACGAGTGGATGTGCAATGGCAAGCTGGAGAAACCTTGTTACACGCGTCGATGAACCGTCAGTTTGGCGTCACCACAGAACGTGTGGCGGCTAGCTACCAAAACCGCGCCGTTGAATTTGACTCATTTTGTGAAGGCCACCTTTGGCAGCAAGGCCAGCAAACCAAATTGGCGTTAAAAGATTGGACACCAATGCTCACCAGTAAAGGCTTTACACCGATGCTTGGAGATTGGGTCAAGGTGGTGGAACGTGGTCAACTGGCCAGTGAGATTGTGGAACGGAATATCGCTAGCCATCAATTGGCAGAGGCGATCTACCAAAAGATCGCCAAAGCGTTGTAA
- a CDS encoding ABC transporter ATP-binding protein has protein sequence MVEYAIQAQNVVKKFGDFTAIDNITLNVPKGSIYGFLGPNGCGKSTTIRVLTGLLSPSEGNVDVLGLEIPKESEKLRLKIGYMTQKFSLYDDLTVEENLQFIGQIFGMDKKTLTQRINEQLATYGLDQRRKQRVSGMSGGQKQRLSLAAATMHKPELLFLDEPTSAVDPENRREFWEQLFDLCDQGTTILVTTHYMDEAERCHRLAIMEAGLIRADGAPEELMAQMGVNIVEVKADNLRSLKEQLLPLAEVRSAAQLGIRLRVLIDQRVADPIAWLRATFPRLQNAEMNLARPSLEDVFVSVTGEGRQ, from the coding sequence ATGGTTGAATACGCAATTCAGGCGCAAAACGTGGTGAAAAAATTTGGCGATTTCACTGCCATCGACAACATCACGCTGAACGTGCCGAAAGGCAGCATCTACGGCTTTCTTGGCCCAAATGGTTGTGGAAAATCGACCACCATCCGTGTTCTCACCGGGCTACTCAGCCCGAGCGAAGGCAACGTTGATGTGCTCGGTTTGGAGATTCCCAAGGAATCAGAAAAACTCCGCTTGAAGATCGGCTACATGACGCAAAAGTTCTCTCTTTATGATGACCTCACTGTGGAAGAAAACTTGCAGTTCATTGGCCAGATTTTTGGTATGGACAAGAAAACCCTAACTCAGCGGATCAATGAGCAGCTCGCCACTTATGGCTTGGATCAACGCCGCAAGCAACGGGTTTCAGGCATGAGTGGCGGCCAAAAGCAGCGCCTTTCTTTGGCCGCAGCGACCATGCATAAACCCGAGCTGCTGTTTCTTGACGAGCCCACCTCGGCGGTTGACCCCGAAAACCGCCGCGAGTTCTGGGAGCAGTTGTTCGATCTTTGTGACCAAGGCACCACCATCTTGGTGACCACACACTATATGGATGAAGCGGAACGCTGCCACCGACTTGCCATTATGGAAGCAGGTTTGATTCGCGCAGATGGAGCCCCTGAAGAGCTCATGGCGCAAATGGGCGTTAACATTGTTGAGGTCAAAGCGGACAACTTACGTTCGTTAAAAGAGCAGTTATTGCCTTTGGCAGAAGTGCGTTCTGCAGCGCAATTAGGCATTCGCTTACGCGTCTTGATCGATCAACGCGTGGCAGACCCAATAGCGTGGCTAAGAGCCACGTTTCCTCGTTTACAAAACGCGGAAATGAATCTTGCCAGACCAAGTTTGGAAGATGTGTTTGTGTCCGTAACAGGAGAAGGCCGCCAATGA
- a CDS encoding ABC transporter permease, translated as MNALYRMKAIMVKEFRQLSRDRITFGMVVMIPLIQLLLFGYAINTDIRDIPVAVVDQSESTAGRILTESVKVTQVVSVTQRYATAEEAEQAIQDGIVRAALILPNDLTQRMAQGRPLGQWIVDGSDTMISAAILGLQTMPLTDFDFQIRPKLTQTFEVALYYNPSRRSAVNIVPGLLGVILTMTMILFTSAAIVRERERGNLELLITTPVRSFELMVAKIVPYIFVGLIQVFIILGLGHVIFGVPINGSVAQILLGTLLFIAASLTLGLVISTIANTQLQAMQMTVFILLPSILLSGFMFPYEGMPVAAQWIAEVLPATHFMRMIRGIVLRGADLFDLWRDTLWMIGFTLLGLIIASTRFKKSLD; from the coding sequence ATGAATGCGCTCTATCGAATGAAAGCGATTATGGTCAAAGAATTTCGCCAACTCTCGCGCGATCGTATTACCTTTGGAATGGTGGTGATGATTCCCCTGATCCAACTGCTATTGTTTGGCTATGCGATTAATACCGACATTCGCGACATTCCTGTCGCGGTGGTGGATCAAAGCGAAAGTACTGCAGGGCGTATTCTTACCGAGTCGGTCAAAGTCACGCAAGTGGTCAGTGTGACTCAACGCTACGCCACCGCAGAAGAAGCCGAGCAAGCGATTCAAGATGGCATCGTACGTGCGGCGTTGATTTTGCCGAATGATTTAACGCAACGCATGGCGCAAGGCCGACCGTTAGGTCAATGGATTGTCGATGGTTCAGATACCATGATCAGCGCGGCGATTCTTGGCTTACAAACGATGCCGCTGACAGATTTTGATTTTCAGATCCGCCCGAAACTAACACAAACCTTTGAAGTGGCGCTCTACTACAACCCAAGCCGTCGCTCAGCAGTAAACATTGTTCCCGGGCTACTTGGGGTCATTCTCACCATGACGATGATTTTGTTCACCAGCGCCGCCATTGTGCGTGAGCGAGAACGCGGAAACTTGGAACTGCTGATCACAACGCCGGTGCGTTCGTTTGAACTGATGGTGGCAAAGATCGTCCCTTACATATTTGTCGGTTTGATTCAGGTGTTCATCATCTTAGGGCTTGGACACGTTATTTTTGGCGTTCCTATCAATGGTTCCGTTGCGCAAATATTGTTGGGTACCTTGTTGTTTATTGCCGCGAGTCTTACCTTGGGGCTGGTGATTTCCACCATCGCCAACACACAGTTGCAAGCCATGCAAATGACGGTTTTCATCTTGCTGCCTTCCATCCTACTTTCGGGTTTCATGTTCCCCTACGAGGGCATGCCCGTGGCGGCCCAATGGATTGCAGAAGTGCTCCCCGCCACTCACTTCATGCGGATGATTCGCGGCATTGTCTTGCGAGGCGCTGATTTGTTCGACCTGTGGCGTGACACTTTATGGATGATTGGCTTTACCCTGCTTGGGCTGATCATTGCCTCGACACGCTTCAAGAAATCGTTGGATTAA
- a CDS encoding MurR/RpiR family transcriptional regulator: MSLEVDIISQITERFSALREAEKKVAKLVMDDIETAANASITELAQSADVSEATITRFAKAIGCKNVREMKIKLAQSLTVGQRFILEPPDQSGYQVIYESIKQSLDINRALINEQDIDQAVEWLYGARQIISVGMGGGSTIASQELQHRLFRLGFAIVAYHDGLMTRMVAATADANDVMVLISATGYTPVIVETAQLARDYGLKIIAITPKGTPLAEQANVVLPIEHHETDFIYKPSASRYAMLALVDVLSMALAVKNKRRSRDKLRRLKVALDSHRGGGDRQPLGD; the protein is encoded by the coding sequence TTGAGTTTAGAAGTCGATATTATTTCTCAAATTACCGAACGTTTTAGCGCATTACGCGAGGCAGAAAAGAAAGTCGCCAAATTGGTGATGGATGACATTGAAACCGCCGCCAATGCGAGTATTACTGAACTGGCCCAGAGCGCCGATGTCAGCGAGGCCACCATTACGCGCTTTGCCAAAGCGATTGGTTGTAAGAATGTGCGCGAAATGAAGATCAAACTGGCGCAATCACTCACCGTGGGCCAACGATTTATTCTCGAACCGCCTGATCAAAGTGGCTATCAAGTGATTTACGAATCCATCAAACAATCACTCGATATCAACCGTGCTTTGATTAATGAACAAGATATTGATCAAGCCGTTGAGTGGCTCTATGGTGCAAGACAAATCATCAGTGTCGGCATGGGTGGTGGTTCCACCATTGCGTCTCAGGAACTGCAACATCGCCTGTTTCGTTTGGGCTTTGCCATTGTTGCCTACCACGATGGTTTGATGACACGCATGGTCGCCGCTACCGCTGATGCTAATGACGTCATGGTGTTGATTTCAGCGACAGGCTACACCCCAGTGATCGTTGAGACGGCGCAACTGGCTCGCGATTACGGCCTGAAAATCATTGCCATCACCCCAAAAGGCACTCCATTGGCTGAACAAGCAAACGTGGTTTTGCCGATAGAGCATCACGAAACGGATTTTATCTACAAGCCTTCCGCCTCACGTTACGCCATGCTGGCCCTTGTCGATGTACTTTCTATGGCGTTAGCGGTGAAAAACAAACGCCGCTCACGTGACAAACTGCGCCGCTTAAAAGTGGCATTAGACTCACATCGTGGCGGCGGGGATAGGCAGCCTTTGGGTGATTAG
- a CDS encoding MBL fold metallo-hydrolase — MSSIFTACSTAEAEKSLYPKTFRNSDPNFNGGSDLFEIVKAYFTTKRALPKPTFALPVHSITTEQLLEEQQDVLYRLGHSSVLMKLDGQLVMTDPVFSKRASPVQFFGPARFHPTPIELDGLPNIDVVLISHDHYDHLDKNTVKTLASKVGVFLVPLKVGVILQEWGVDKHKIVEFNWWESHVVNGTEYVFTPTQHFSGRGLTDSNSTLWGSWVIRGREKNLFFSGDSGYFDGFKTIGEKYGPFDLTMIETGAYNSLWSNIHMFPEESVQAHLDLQGQKMMPIHNSTFDLAMHDWHEPMEKARQISEEKGVTMISPEIGQRLVLNEESPLKPWWLEDNG; from the coding sequence ATGAGTTCGATCTTCACCGCCTGCTCGACTGCTGAGGCAGAGAAATCCCTTTATCCAAAGACATTTCGTAATAGTGACCCCAATTTCAATGGCGGTTCTGACCTCTTTGAAATCGTCAAAGCGTACTTCACGACGAAACGAGCTTTACCGAAACCCACATTTGCACTGCCAGTGCATAGCATCACGACGGAACAGTTGCTTGAGGAGCAGCAAGATGTGCTCTATCGTCTTGGTCACTCAAGTGTGCTGATGAAGTTGGACGGTCAATTGGTAATGACGGATCCGGTATTCAGTAAACGCGCCTCACCTGTACAGTTTTTTGGCCCTGCCCGCTTTCACCCAACTCCAATTGAGCTCGATGGGCTGCCAAACATCGATGTGGTTCTCATTAGTCATGACCACTATGATCATCTCGACAAAAACACGGTCAAAACCCTGGCGAGCAAAGTGGGCGTTTTTCTTGTGCCATTGAAAGTGGGCGTGATCTTGCAAGAATGGGGCGTGGACAAGCACAAAATCGTTGAGTTTAATTGGTGGGAAAGCCACGTAGTCAACGGAACTGAGTACGTGTTCACGCCTACCCAGCACTTTTCAGGCCGAGGATTAACCGACAGTAACAGCACCTTGTGGGGAAGTTGGGTCATTCGTGGCCGTGAGAAAAACCTCTTCTTCAGTGGTGACTCTGGCTACTTTGATGGGTTCAAAACCATTGGGGAAAAATACGGCCCGTTCGACCTCACCATGATCGAAACTGGCGCGTACAACAGTTTGTGGTCGAACATTCACATGTTCCCTGAAGAGAGCGTTCAAGCGCATCTTGATTTGCAAGGCCAGAAAATGATGCCGATTCACAACAGTACCTTTGATTTAGCAATGCACGATTGGCATGAACCGATGGAAAAAGCGCGACAGATCAGCGAAGAAAAAGGCGTGACGATGATCAGCCCAGAGATTGGTCAGCGCCTTGTGCTTAATGAAGAATCACCACTCAAACCCTGGTGGTTAGAAGATAACGGCTAA
- a CDS encoding amino acid deaminase, producing MKKPYENHDRNYHNFVVKRPAVGEKSQAIQPQACNLSLDEVSLPSAVIHASALNNNLKWMQQFANHHHVKLAPHGKTSMTPDFFRQQLEHGAWGITVATAAQAEVAAMAGAKNIIIANQLVGKANMAIISQLIEDPEIHLYCCVDSSRNIRALSHFFAQRQQTLHLFIELGVNGGRCGCRSEAQVLSLANEIHSLPHLALAGIEVYEGVIHGENAEEEICHFLQNAISLARKLKSTQLIASQPIITGAGSAWYDVVAEQFSGLTDLTPVIRPGCYAIHDTGIYQTAQQNVMQRAQQNQGVACDLGGDLLSALELWAHVISRPEPTRLVVGMGKRDVAFDAGLPTLERAFRDGQPLPIAAGVTSIAIMDQHTFVEIPAECELDVGDILVFSTSHPCLTIDKWRALAIRDEHYQVSHWVETRF from the coding sequence ATGAAAAAACCTTATGAAAATCATGATAGAAACTATCATAACTTTGTTGTTAAACGCCCCGCTGTTGGTGAAAAAAGCCAAGCAATTCAACCTCAAGCATGCAATTTATCGTTGGACGAAGTGAGCCTGCCGAGTGCGGTGATTCACGCGTCTGCACTCAACAATAACCTTAAGTGGATGCAACAGTTTGCCAATCACCACCACGTGAAACTGGCCCCACACGGCAAAACCTCCATGACGCCCGATTTCTTCCGCCAACAACTTGAACATGGCGCGTGGGGCATCACCGTTGCCACCGCGGCGCAGGCGGAAGTGGCTGCCATGGCTGGGGCGAAAAACATCATCATCGCGAATCAACTGGTGGGCAAAGCCAACATGGCCATCATCAGTCAACTCATCGAAGATCCTGAGATTCACCTGTACTGCTGCGTGGATTCATCACGGAACATTCGCGCCCTTTCGCACTTTTTTGCCCAACGCCAGCAAACACTTCATCTTTTCATTGAATTGGGAGTGAATGGCGGCCGTTGTGGTTGTCGAAGCGAAGCACAAGTGCTTTCACTCGCTAACGAAATCCACTCACTGCCTCATTTGGCGTTGGCAGGCATCGAGGTGTACGAAGGGGTGATTCATGGTGAAAATGCCGAGGAAGAGATTTGCCATTTCTTGCAGAATGCGATCTCTTTGGCTCGCAAGCTCAAAAGCACTCAATTGATCGCATCACAGCCAATCATCACTGGTGCGGGCTCAGCTTGGTATGACGTTGTGGCGGAGCAATTTAGCGGCCTTACCGATCTCACCCCCGTCATTCGCCCTGGCTGCTACGCCATCCATGACACAGGAATTTACCAAACCGCACAGCAAAACGTGATGCAAAGAGCCCAACAAAATCAGGGCGTCGCGTGCGATCTTGGTGGGGATTTGCTCTCTGCGCTTGAGCTATGGGCACATGTTATTTCTCGCCCAGAACCAACGCGTCTTGTGGTGGGCATGGGTAAACGCGATGTGGCATTTGATGCTGGCCTGCCCACGTTAGAACGCGCGTTTCGCGACGGTCAGCCGTTGCCAATAGCTGCTGGCGTGACATCAATCGCGATCATGGATCAACACACGTTTGTCGAGATCCCGGCAGAGTGCGAACTCGATGTCGGCGATATTCTGGTTTTCTCCACCTCTCACCCTTGCCTCACCATCGACAAATGGCGCGCGTTGGCCATTCGCGATGAACACTATCAAGTGAGCCATTGGGTAGAAACCCGCTTCTGA
- a CDS encoding HlyD family secretion protein yields MRNRLICVWALLALTACTTESTPQALGTLERDRVTFTTTANEIIRELPVKEGQMVSQGDVLVKLDSKNQQAVLARALAEQSKAQAYLLKLTNGERPEDIASAQARVARAEAQLIEAQKTFKRKSELVAKKLISQSEKDTALAQRDSARAELDSANEEFSKLTAGSRPEDIEQAKAQLAATQADVVLQQQKLDELTIVATRDGILDNLPYNLGERVPVSGIVAVIQANRIPYARVYVPATYRVNFVPGKQVTVHVDGVSDPQQGTVRWVANEASFTPYYALTEEERSRLMYLAEVDLTEAARALPSGVPAQVDLNGE; encoded by the coding sequence ATGCGAAACCGACTGATCTGCGTATGGGCTCTACTTGCCCTCACCGCTTGTACGACCGAATCCACGCCTCAAGCACTTGGTACACTTGAGCGTGACCGCGTCACCTTTACCACCACCGCCAATGAGATCATTCGAGAGCTTCCCGTCAAGGAAGGTCAGATGGTTTCGCAAGGCGATGTGCTGGTTAAGCTCGATAGCAAAAATCAACAAGCCGTCTTAGCCCGCGCCCTCGCTGAACAAAGCAAAGCGCAAGCCTATCTACTCAAACTCACTAACGGTGAACGACCAGAGGACATTGCTTCAGCACAAGCTCGCGTTGCCCGCGCCGAAGCGCAGTTAATCGAAGCGCAGAAAACCTTCAAACGTAAATCGGAACTGGTGGCGAAAAAGCTCATCAGTCAGTCAGAAAAAGACACCGCTCTCGCACAGCGAGATTCGGCAAGAGCGGAACTGGATTCCGCCAATGAGGAGTTCAGCAAGCTGACCGCTGGCTCACGTCCAGAAGACATCGAACAGGCCAAGGCACAACTGGCCGCCACTCAAGCCGATGTGGTCTTACAGCAGCAGAAACTCGACGAACTCACCATCGTCGCGACCCGAGATGGCATTCTCGACAATCTGCCCTATAACCTAGGGGAGCGCGTGCCTGTCAGTGGCATTGTGGCGGTCATTCAAGCCAATCGCATTCCTTATGCGCGCGTCTATGTGCCTGCCACTTATCGAGTGAACTTCGTGCCCGGCAAACAAGTGACGGTCCATGTCGATGGCGTGAGCGATCCTCAGCAAGGCACGGTGCGTTGGGTGGCGAACGAAGCCTCTTTCACACCCTATTACGCCCTCACCGAGGAAGAGCGTTCACGCTTGATGTATTTAGCGGAAGTGGATCTTACTGAAGCTGCGCGCGCCCTCCCTTCCGGCGTGCCAGCACAGGTTGATCTCAACGGAGAGTAA
- a CDS encoding TetR/AcrR family transcriptional regulator translates to MIEKKKTRSEEKREAILTAAKQAFLEFGVQNTSMDKLAALAGVSKRTVYNHFSSKEALVMELLSVLWKSTITEDELVALSKRPLQEQLVSLLCQEINVIAQPSYLDMAKVALGHFLFKPEELKAQTSSMSKQDTALYTWLAEQDKKGRLKLESVELARTQLHSLIKGSAFWPQLIGSAEPLTAEQGEALAKNTAALFLSHYAVSEEHGK, encoded by the coding sequence ATGATTGAAAAGAAAAAGACGCGAAGTGAAGAAAAGCGAGAGGCGATACTCACGGCGGCTAAACAAGCGTTTTTGGAATTTGGTGTACAAAACACCAGTATGGATAAACTGGCTGCGTTAGCAGGGGTGTCGAAACGAACCGTTTATAACCATTTTTCCTCAAAAGAAGCCTTGGTGATGGAGCTGCTATCCGTTTTATGGAAGAGCACGATCACGGAGGATGAGTTGGTTGCGCTCAGTAAACGACCTTTGCAGGAACAACTGGTGAGTTTGCTGTGCCAAGAAATCAATGTGATTGCTCAGCCCAGTTATTTGGATATGGCGAAGGTGGCATTAGGCCATTTCTTGTTTAAGCCAGAAGAGCTGAAAGCGCAAACCAGCAGCATGTCAAAACAAGACACCGCACTCTACACGTGGCTAGCAGAGCAAGATAAAAAAGGTCGTTTGAAGCTAGAGAGCGTGGAACTCGCTCGAACCCAGCTTCACAGTTTGATCAAAGGCAGCGCCTTTTGGCCGCAGCTTATTGGCAGCGCCGAACCGCTCACGGCTGAGCAAGGAGAAGCACTGGCAAAAAACACCGCAGCACTGTTTTTAAGTCATTATGCGGTGAGTGAAGAGCACGGTAAGTAA
- a CDS encoding RidA family protein, with protein MSIKRYGVEGGVGTGGQHLPFARATEAGGFLYVSGQTPMIDGEVVEGGIVDQSRLAIQNCVDIMSEAGYTLEDVVHVKVVLTDARYFQSFNKVFKEFFGEHPPARICMVCDLVVDVKVEVDVTCYRADRR; from the coding sequence ATGTCAATTAAACGATATGGCGTAGAAGGCGGCGTGGGCACAGGTGGTCAGCATTTACCCTTTGCACGAGCAACCGAAGCGGGTGGTTTCCTTTACGTCTCTGGCCAAACACCGATGATTGATGGTGAAGTGGTTGAAGGTGGCATTGTTGATCAGTCTCGCCTCGCAATTCAAAACTGTGTCGACATCATGAGCGAGGCGGGCTATACGCTAGAAGATGTAGTACACGTTAAGGTTGTGTTGACCGATGCACGCTATTTCCAGTCGTTCAATAAAGTGTTTAAAGAGTTTTTTGGCGAGCATCCACCTGCGCGTATTTGCATGGTGTGTGACCTTGTGGTGGATGTCAAAGTGGAAGTCGACGTCACGTGTTATCGAGCCGACCGTCGCTAA
- the dmeF gene encoding CDF family Co(II)/Ni(II) efflux transporter DmeF, whose product MSACSQSHRFTTHNQQGEKRTFYVLLLTLFTMVAEIVAGTLYGSMALLADGWHMGTHAAAFCITLFAYRYAKKHAHSARFSFGTGKVSVLGGFTSAIALGIVALLMVVESVHRLFNPESIQFNEAILVAVVGLSVNVASMFLLHDHHHHDHGDHHHDHHHEHAHEHHHDHNLRAAYLHVLADALTSILAIAALIIGKFYGWIWLDALMGIVGALVIGKWTFGLVKQTAPILLDESIESNYIEQLKHALSPYATVTDLHVWRISGHHYGAIISLVDHSKTSYEEYKHMLEKFDKIHHLTLELQPAK is encoded by the coding sequence ATGTCTGCTTGCTCTCAAAGCCACCGATTTACCACACACAATCAACAGGGTGAAAAACGCACTTTTTACGTTCTTTTACTCACCCTTTTTACAATGGTGGCGGAAATTGTTGCGGGTACCCTTTACGGCTCCATGGCACTACTGGCTGACGGTTGGCACATGGGGACGCACGCGGCGGCCTTTTGCATCACCCTCTTTGCGTATCGCTATGCGAAAAAACACGCGCACAGTGCTCGTTTCTCTTTTGGCACGGGGAAAGTCAGCGTGCTTGGTGGTTTTACCAGCGCGATTGCTTTAGGAATCGTCGCCTTGCTGATGGTGGTGGAATCGGTTCACCGCCTGTTTAATCCTGAAAGTATTCAATTTAATGAAGCGATCTTGGTGGCAGTGGTTGGATTATCCGTCAATGTCGCCAGTATGTTCTTGCTGCATGATCACCATCATCACGATCACGGCGATCATCATCATGACCATCACCACGAACATGCGCATGAGCACCATCACGACCACAATCTGCGCGCCGCTTATCTTCATGTTTTGGCGGATGCCCTCACTTCAATCTTGGCCATTGCGGCCCTCATCATTGGTAAGTTCTACGGCTGGATTTGGCTCGATGCATTGATGGGCATCGTGGGTGCACTGGTGATTGGTAAATGGACCTTCGGACTGGTGAAACAAACAGCGCCCATTTTGCTTGACGAAAGCATTGAATCGAATTATATCGAGCAGCTTAAACACGCGTTAAGCCCTTATGCCACCGTGACCGATTTGCATGTGTGGCGGATCAGCGGCCACCATTACGGCGCGATCATCAGCTTGGTGGATCACAGCAAAACCTCGTATGAGGAATATAAACACATGCTGGAAAAATTTGATAAGATTCACCACCTCACGTTGGAACTGCAACCGGCCAAGTAA
- a CDS encoding N-acyl-D-amino-acid deacylase family protein, with protein MFDTIIRNVEIFDGTGGMPFVSDVAIQGQRIAQIGDSQYASAACVIDGQGLALAPGFIDVHTHDDTNVIRYPECLAKVSQGVTTVIVGNCGISASPTILAGDPPDPMNLLGEQADFKYPTFAHYAEAVTRAQPAVNVAALVGHTTLRNNVMDDLLRAASDEEIEQMRQALALAMEQGALGLSSGLAYASAKQATADEVMRLAQVLGEYEGIYTTHMRTEFEEILSAMAEAFETGQFAKVPVVISHLKCAGAGNWGRTVEVVDLMEKAAQHQDVSCDCYPYSASSSTLDLTQVTEEIDIFITWSKSQPQFAGKMLKQIAKEMGLPLMEAAKALQPAGAVYHCMDEQDVKRVLKYRLTMVGSDGLPNDPHPHPRLWGTFPKVLGHYCREEKLFSLQEAIHKMTGMSAKRYNLSERGVIKQGAFADLVLFNPRTVKDTATFENPISLAQGIERVFVNGILAYFNGQVSKHRNGVFIYRNK; from the coding sequence GTGTTCGATACCATAATTCGAAATGTGGAAATTTTTGATGGCACCGGTGGGATGCCATTTGTGTCTGATGTCGCCATTCAAGGGCAGCGAATTGCTCAAATTGGTGATAGTCAATATGCGTCTGCGGCTTGTGTGATTGATGGCCAGGGCTTGGCGCTAGCACCGGGATTTATCGATGTTCATACTCATGACGATACCAATGTGATTCGTTATCCAGAGTGTTTGGCTAAAGTCAGCCAAGGGGTGACAACCGTGATTGTGGGTAATTGTGGTATTAGTGCCAGCCCGACGATTTTAGCGGGTGATCCGCCTGACCCGATGAACTTGCTTGGCGAGCAAGCCGATTTTAAATACCCGACTTTTGCTCATTACGCTGAAGCGGTAACACGCGCGCAACCTGCCGTGAATGTGGCGGCGTTGGTTGGCCATACGACACTGCGTAACAATGTTATGGATGATTTGTTACGCGCCGCATCCGATGAAGAAATCGAGCAGATGCGACAAGCGCTCGCTTTAGCGATGGAGCAGGGGGCGCTGGGGCTAAGTTCAGGTTTGGCTTATGCCAGTGCTAAGCAGGCGACCGCCGATGAAGTGATGCGCTTAGCACAAGTGCTCGGCGAGTATGAGGGCATTTATACCACCCACATGCGTACCGAATTTGAAGAGATACTCAGTGCGATGGCGGAAGCCTTTGAAACGGGCCAGTTTGCTAAGGTACCTGTGGTGATCTCCCATCTTAAATGCGCGGGCGCGGGCAATTGGGGACGCACTGTTGAAGTGGTGGATCTGATGGAAAAAGCCGCTCAACATCAAGATGTCTCTTGCGATTGTTACCCTTATTCGGCCAGCTCTTCCACTTTAGATCTGACTCAAGTGACAGAAGAGATCGACATTTTTATTACTTGGTCGAAAAGCCAGCCACAGTTTGCCGGCAAGATGCTTAAGCAGATCGCTAAGGAGATGGGCTTACCTCTCATGGAAGCAGCCAAAGCGCTACAACCTGCTGGAGCGGTGTATCACTGCATGGACGAACAAGATGTTAAGCGAGTGTTGAAATACCGCTTAACCATGGTGGGTTCGGATGGATTGCCGAACGATCCTCATCCACACCCGCGCTTGTGGGGCACTTTCCCGAAAGTGCTCGGGCATTATTGCCGAGAAGAAAAACTCTTTTCCCTGCAAGAAGCGATTCACAAAATGACGGGAATGTCTGCTAAACGATATAACCTCAGTGAACGAGGGGTTATAAAACAAGGTGCATTTGCTGACTTGGTTTTATTTAATCCGAGAACAGTGAAAGATACCGCAACTTTTGAAAATCCCATTTCGTTAGCGCAAGGTATTGAACGGGTATTCGTGAATGGAATACTGGCTTATTTTAATGGTCAGGTTTCAAAACACAGAAACGGTGTTTTTATTTATCGAAATAAATAA